In Deinococcus maricopensis DSM 21211, one genomic interval encodes:
- a CDS encoding helix-turn-helix domain-containing protein has protein sequence MYQEDLPSPRLRGVVRAAWASRAGTGRTIVRPDGCTDLIFHQTPGGQLSLRVVGVMTAPHPVHSDGGRRVALRLHPHAAGALLGDAALYRDDAVPAEAVWGAPTHALKEHLADLPTGAAQDALQAFVQARLRPVDPRVAYAAGRLEAGTPRIEGIEALAAELRLSARQLTRLFGVHVGVSPRTFARTFRLERTLPLLRDPSVPLASVALLAGYADQAHFTRECVALTGDTPRAWRVRNLQDAAPDTPSD, from the coding sequence GTGTATCAAGAGGACCTGCCGTCACCACGACTGAGGGGTGTGGTGCGCGCCGCGTGGGCGAGCCGCGCCGGCACCGGCCGCACCATCGTCCGCCCGGACGGCTGCACGGACCTGATCTTCCACCAGACGCCCGGCGGGCAGTTGTCCCTGCGCGTTGTGGGCGTCATGACTGCCCCTCATCCCGTGCACAGCGACGGTGGCCGCCGGGTTGCGCTGCGCCTGCATCCGCACGCTGCCGGTGCTCTGCTGGGCGACGCGGCCCTGTACCGCGACGACGCCGTGCCCGCCGAGGCGGTGTGGGGCGCGCCCACGCACGCCCTCAAGGAGCACCTCGCCGACCTCCCCACCGGCGCGGCGCAGGACGCCCTGCAGGCGTTCGTTCAGGCTCGCCTGCGCCCCGTCGACCCGCGCGTCGCGTACGCCGCCGGGCGGCTGGAGGCCGGCACCCCACGCATCGAGGGCATCGAGGCGCTCGCGGCCGAATTGCGCCTCAGCGCCCGTCAGCTCACCCGGCTGTTCGGCGTGCACGTGGGCGTTTCGCCGCGCACCTTCGCCCGCACCTTCCGCCTGGAGCGCACCCTGCCGCTGCTCCGCGACCCGAGCGTCCCGCTCGCGAGCGTCGCCCTGCTGGCGGGGTACGCGGACCAGGCGCACTTCACGCGGGAATGCGTCGCACTGACCGGCGACACGCCGCGCGCGTGGCGCGTCCGAAACCTTCAAGACGCCGCGCCGGACACCCCGTCAGACTGA
- a CDS encoding thiazole synthase, whose product MPHPDALTIAGQTFTSRLMVGTGKYADLHVMRDAIDASGAQIVTVAIRRVELGAPGHDGLLDALDLDRLQLLPNTAGCRTPDEAVRVAKLARALTGVNWLKLEVIPDPRWLLPDPVGTLRAAEMLVGEGFTVLPYIQPDGVLARALERAGCATVMPLASPIGSGRGLRARELVKTVIDDATVPVVVDAGLGVPSDAAQALELGADAVLVNTALAEARDPVGMARAFRLGVEAGRAAYLAGRMPARDGASASSPTAGVPRLPDPEVPA is encoded by the coding sequence ATGCCACACCCCGACGCCCTCACCATCGCCGGTCAGACCTTCACGTCCCGCCTGATGGTCGGCACCGGCAAGTACGCGGACCTGCACGTCATGCGCGACGCCATCGACGCGAGCGGCGCGCAGATCGTCACCGTCGCCATCCGCCGCGTCGAGCTCGGCGCGCCCGGCCACGACGGCCTCCTCGACGCCCTCGACCTGGACCGCCTGCAGCTCCTCCCGAACACCGCCGGGTGCCGCACGCCCGACGAAGCCGTGCGCGTCGCGAAACTCGCGCGCGCCCTCACCGGCGTGAACTGGCTGAAACTCGAAGTCATCCCCGACCCGCGCTGGCTGCTCCCGGACCCGGTCGGGACGCTGCGCGCCGCCGAAATGCTGGTGGGGGAGGGGTTCACGGTCCTCCCGTACATCCAGCCGGACGGCGTGCTCGCCCGCGCGCTCGAACGCGCAGGGTGCGCGACCGTCATGCCGCTCGCCAGCCCCATCGGCAGCGGTCGGGGCCTGCGTGCCCGCGAACTCGTGAAGACCGTCATCGACGACGCGACCGTGCCCGTCGTCGTGGACGCGGGCCTCGGCGTGCCCAGCGACGCCGCGCAGGCTCTGGAGCTCGGCGCGGACGCCGTTCTCGTCAACACCGCCCTCGCCGAGGCCCGCGACCCGGTCGGCATGGCGCGCGCATTCCGCCTGGGCGTGGAGGCCGGGCGCGCCGCGTACCTCGCGGGCCGCATGCCAGCGCGCGACGGCGCGAGCGCCAGCAGCCCCACCGCGGGCGTCCCGCGCCTGCCGGACCCCGAGGTGCCCGCGTGA
- the thiS gene encoding sulfur carrier protein ThiS: MTVNGQPHTFAPGLTLLGLLRTLSVDPARVAVAVNDDFYPGARIPDRELTERDVIEIVRITGGG; encoded by the coding sequence ATGACCGTCAACGGCCAGCCGCACACGTTCGCGCCCGGCCTCACCCTGCTGGGGCTGCTGCGCACCCTCAGCGTCGACCCCGCGCGCGTCGCCGTGGCCGTCAACGACGACTTCTACCCGGGCGCGCGCATCCCCGACCGGGAACTCACCGAGCGTGACGTCATCGAGATCGTCCGCATCACCGGAGGCGGTTAA
- a CDS encoding NAD(P)/FAD-dependent oxidoreductase, protein MPRAPDVLIVGGGLVGASVAFEVRALGLTPLVVDADLPGAAWRAGAGLLTPDGERLRGTPLHADALESLRLWPDLARRLEAASGRPVHLRAGVTRVARTAQDAHALHDEAAGNPVEAPPPFLAARATPGEGRVHPPSVVLAALHGVPVLRAQVRGLRPQARGVRVHTSAGPLTVPLVVLAAGAWSGAFGLPVRAAQGQALLLDGPHDHLALYARRGYALGRPDGLYVGATTRATAAPTPDAHAERWLRTAARHLTPGYAPAPAQQHLVGLRPVTPGGLPILGPHPTLPNVLVATGHGRHGALLAPLTARRVAALVARILTITPPAGAHAEA, encoded by the coding sequence ATGCCGCGCGCGCCTGACGTCCTCATCGTCGGTGGCGGCCTGGTCGGCGCGAGCGTCGCCTTCGAGGTGCGCGCCCTCGGACTCACGCCGCTCGTCGTGGACGCCGACCTGCCGGGCGCCGCGTGGCGCGCCGGCGCGGGCCTGCTCACGCCCGACGGCGAACGCCTGCGCGGCACCCCCCTGCACGCGGACGCCCTGGAGAGCCTGCGCCTCTGGCCGGACCTCGCGAGGCGCCTGGAAGCCGCGAGCGGCCGCCCCGTGCACCTGCGCGCGGGCGTCACCCGCGTGGCCCGCACCGCCCAGGACGCCCACGCCCTCCACGACGAAGCCGCCGGGAACCCGGTCGAGGCGCCCCCACCGTTCCTCGCGGCGCGCGCCACCCCCGGCGAAGGCCGCGTGCACCCGCCCAGCGTCGTCCTCGCGGCCCTGCACGGCGTCCCGGTCCTGCGGGCGCAGGTACGCGGCCTGCGCCCGCAGGCGCGCGGCGTGCGCGTCCACACGAGCGCCGGGCCCCTCACCGTCCCGTTGGTCGTCTTGGCGGCGGGTGCGTGGAGCGGCGCGTTCGGCCTGCCGGTCCGCGCCGCTCAGGGACAGGCGCTCCTGCTGGACGGCCCGCACGACCACCTCGCCCTGTACGCCCGCCGGGGGTACGCGCTGGGCCGCCCGGACGGCCTGTACGTCGGCGCCACCACCCGCGCCACCGCCGCCCCCACCCCGGACGCGCACGCAGAGCGGTGGCTGCGCACCGCCGCGCGCCACCTGACGCCCGGGTACGCGCCGGCGCCCGCCCAGCAGCATCTCGTTGGCCTGCGCCCCGTCACGCCCGGCGGCCTGCCGATCCTCGGGCCGCACCCCACCCTCCCGAACGTCCTCGTGGCCACTGGCCACGGCCGGCACGGCGCGCTGCTCGCGCCGCTCACCGCCCGCCGGGTCGCCGCGCTCGTGGCACGGATCCTCACGATCACGCCACCCGCAGGGGCGCACGCAGAGGCATGA